A window of Xylophilus sp. GW821-FHT01B05 contains these coding sequences:
- a CDS encoding LysR family transcriptional regulator: MDRIVATQVFVAVVDSGSLTAAAERLDMSRAMATRYLAQMERWAGARLLHRSTRRLGLSPAGEELLPRCRELLALAEQMPHPAGEGADGPQGMLRIACAPSLAENWLARAMADYLRQYPRVAVDLVLGNQAVNLVEERIDLAIRISNALDPQLIARRLADCHSVVCAAPSYLAARGTPRRVEDLALHDCLTYTYFGKSLWNFTRAGEPVAVPVGGKLSANDATALLHAAIAGAGICMQPAYAAAPHIAAGTLVALLPEAEPPMLGVHGIYSSRRQMPAALRSLLDFLAARFAADPGWGRYAAPLPLRSETP; the protein is encoded by the coding sequence ATGGACCGCATCGTTGCCACCCAGGTGTTTGTCGCCGTGGTGGACAGCGGCAGCCTGACCGCTGCTGCGGAGCGCCTGGACATGTCGCGCGCCATGGCCACGCGCTACCTGGCGCAGATGGAGCGCTGGGCTGGCGCGCGCCTGCTGCACCGCAGTACCCGGCGCCTGGGCCTGAGCCCGGCGGGCGAAGAGCTGCTGCCGCGTTGCCGCGAGCTGCTGGCGCTGGCAGAGCAGATGCCACACCCGGCGGGCGAGGGCGCAGACGGCCCGCAGGGCATGCTGCGCATCGCCTGTGCGCCCTCGCTGGCCGAGAACTGGCTGGCACGCGCCATGGCCGACTACCTGCGCCAGTACCCGCGCGTGGCGGTGGACCTGGTGCTGGGCAACCAGGCAGTGAACCTGGTGGAAGAGCGCATCGACCTGGCGATCCGCATCAGCAATGCGCTGGACCCGCAACTGATCGCGCGGCGGCTGGCGGACTGCCACTCGGTGGTGTGCGCCGCGCCCAGCTACCTGGCCGCGCGCGGCACGCCGCGCCGGGTAGAAGACCTGGCGCTGCACGATTGCCTGACCTACACCTACTTTGGCAAGAGCCTGTGGAACTTCACGCGCGCTGGCGAGCCGGTGGCCGTGCCGGTCGGCGGCAAGCTCAGCGCCAATGACGCCACCGCGCTGCTGCATGCGGCGATAGCGGGCGCGGGCATCTGCATGCAGCCGGCGTATGCGGCGGCGCCGCACATTGCCGCAGGCACGCTGGTGGCGCTGCTGCCCGAGGCTGAGCCGCCGATGCTGGGCGTGCACGGTATCTACAGCTCGCGCCGGCAGATGCCGGCGGCGCTGCGCAGCCTGCTGGATTTCCTGGCGGCGCGCTTTGCCGCCGACCCGGGCTGGGGGCGCTATGCTGCGCCCTTACCACTGCGAAGCGAGACCCCATGA
- a CDS encoding DUF427 domain-containing protein, which translates to MKATWNGKTIAESEDTVLVEGNHYFPPESLNRDFVTFSNHRSTCPWKGQASYYSLLVDGELNTDAAWYYPEPKSGAEEIRGRIAFWKGVKVAA; encoded by the coding sequence ATGAAAGCCACCTGGAACGGCAAGACCATTGCCGAGAGCGAAGACACCGTACTGGTCGAAGGCAACCACTACTTCCCGCCCGAGTCGCTCAACCGCGACTTTGTCACCTTCAGCAACCACCGCAGCACCTGCCCCTGGAAGGGCCAGGCCAGCTACTACTCGTTGCTGGTGGATGGCGAGCTGAACACCGACGCCGCCTGGTACTACCCCGAGCCCAAGTCCGGCGCCGAAGAAATCCGCGGCCGCATCGCCTTCTGGAAGGGCGTCAAGGTTGCGGCTTGA
- a CDS encoding nucleoside deaminase, translating to MNANTPNSLLPEPVELDERDGLYLRRAIALADHARSLGNRPFGAVAVLPDGTVLDEAWNATFETGDCTAHAETSLVRKLSPRFSRDVLAQATMYASGEPCVMCAGAIFWSAIGRVVYGIDAVRLRVFRGDRADQVDAELFCRDVFAASPNPIECVGPALLEEASASHVGAWKA from the coding sequence ATGAACGCCAACACTCCGAACAGCCTGCTACCCGAACCGGTCGAACTCGACGAGCGCGACGGCCTTTATCTGCGCCGCGCCATCGCCCTGGCCGACCATGCCCGCAGCCTGGGCAACCGCCCCTTCGGCGCCGTCGCCGTGCTGCCCGACGGCACCGTGCTGGACGAGGCCTGGAACGCCACCTTCGAGACCGGCGACTGCACCGCGCATGCCGAGACCTCGCTGGTACGCAAGCTCTCGCCGCGCTTCAGCCGCGACGTGCTGGCGCAGGCCACGATGTATGCGTCGGGCGAACCCTGCGTGATGTGCGCCGGCGCCATCTTCTGGTCGGCCATAGGGCGCGTGGTGTACGGCATAGACGCGGTGCGCCTGCGCGTGTTCCGGGGCGATCGCGCCGATCAGGTGGATGCCGAGCTGTTCTGCCGCGACGTGTTTGCGGCGTCACCCAACCCTATCGAATGCGTGGGGCCGGCGCTGCTGGAAGAAGCCAGCGCCTCGCATGTGGGCGCATGGAAAGCCTGA
- a CDS encoding aromatic ring-hydroxylating dioxygenase subunit alpha: protein MLTTRQPVFRKFWHAVMPLTDLADGPKPFTLLGENIVLFLDGDGQPAALKDRCCHRTAKLSKGWCHEGTLQCGYHGWQYDRSGRVVGIPQMDAGQPIPPGYCTPAYHCTARYGYAWVALEDPIEDIPAIPEFGAEGWRTIFQFYETWDTSPMRALENSFDNSHFSFVHRATFGVASQPKPSSYELVESPTGFYAETTIPASNPEKFQRISGVTDAVTTRHMRNAYFLPFSRRLDIEYPSGVRHIIINCFTPIDDGRMQLCQWLFRNDTEADCPAQMLIDFDDAVTREDKDILESTDPDAVIDTRRRGVEYSMASDKPGMLIRKKLMELLARHGEPEVHRGNVASIPIVAATPASCSAMAAAKPIATPVALEAAA, encoded by the coding sequence ATGCTCACCACCCGCCAACCCGTGTTCAGAAAGTTCTGGCATGCCGTCATGCCGCTCACCGATCTGGCCGACGGCCCCAAGCCCTTCACCCTGCTGGGCGAGAACATCGTGCTGTTTCTGGATGGCGACGGCCAGCCCGCCGCGCTGAAGGACCGCTGCTGCCACCGTACCGCCAAGCTGTCCAAGGGCTGGTGCCACGAGGGCACGCTGCAGTGCGGCTACCACGGCTGGCAGTACGACCGCAGCGGCCGCGTGGTCGGCATCCCGCAGATGGATGCCGGCCAGCCGATCCCGCCGGGCTACTGCACGCCCGCCTACCACTGCACCGCGCGCTACGGCTATGCCTGGGTGGCGCTGGAAGACCCGATAGAAGACATCCCCGCCATCCCCGAGTTTGGCGCCGAAGGCTGGCGCACCATCTTCCAGTTCTACGAAACCTGGGACACCAGCCCCATGCGCGCGCTGGAAAACTCCTTCGACAATTCGCACTTCAGCTTTGTGCACCGCGCCACCTTTGGCGTGGCCTCGCAGCCCAAGCCCAGCAGCTACGAGCTGGTGGAGTCGCCCACCGGGTTCTACGCCGAGACGACCATCCCCGCCAGCAACCCGGAGAAGTTCCAGCGCATCAGCGGCGTGACCGATGCGGTCACCACGCGCCACATGCGCAACGCCTACTTCCTGCCGTTCTCGCGCCGGCTGGACATTGAATACCCCTCCGGTGTGCGCCACATCATCATCAACTGCTTCACGCCCATAGACGACGGCCGCATGCAGCTGTGCCAATGGCTGTTCCGCAACGACACGGAAGCAGATTGCCCGGCGCAGATGCTGATCGATTTCGACGACGCGGTGACGCGCGAGGACAAGGACATCCTCGAATCCACCGACCCCGACGCCGTGATCGACACGCGCCGGCGCGGCGTCGAATACTCCATGGCCAGCGACAAGCCCGGCATGCTGATCCGCAAGAAACTGATGGAGCTGCTGGCCCGCCACGGCGAGCCCGAAGTGCACCGTGGCAATGTCGCCAGCATCCCCATCGTGGCAGCCACGCCGGCCTCCTGCAGCGCCATGGCTGCCGCCAAACCCATCGCAACACCCGTGGCACTGGAGGCCGCAGCATGA
- a CDS encoding VOC family protein encodes MKLWFNLLCHDIEAQMQFYRHLLGWQEAEQSRSPIYRALHSEGVQFGFNARPAYALLDLTDRAPAAHSTAPVTAYATFMLPTPTAVDDVAARIGKLGGRVLKFPYATYYGQWQAVLTDPEQHVFRVSAEALPAGVQAAAAPR; translated from the coding sequence ATGAAGCTGTGGTTCAACCTGCTGTGCCACGACATCGAGGCGCAGATGCAGTTCTACCGCCACCTGCTGGGCTGGCAAGAGGCCGAGCAGAGCCGCTCGCCGATCTACCGCGCGCTGCATTCCGAGGGCGTGCAGTTTGGCTTCAACGCGCGGCCGGCCTACGCGCTGCTGGACCTGACCGACCGCGCACCGGCTGCACACAGCACCGCGCCCGTCACCGCCTACGCCACCTTCATGCTGCCCACGCCCACGGCGGTAGACGACGTGGCCGCGCGCATCGGCAAGCTGGGCGGGCGCGTGCTCAAGTTCCCCTATGCCACCTACTACGGCCAGTGGCAGGCGGTGCTGACCGACCCGGAGCAGCATGTGTTCCGCGTCAGCGCAGAAGCGCTGCCGGCCGGCGTGCAAGCCGCTGCCGCGCCGCGCTAG